CGCTCTTCCTCTATAATGTTGTGGAAGGAGCGCGACTTTTGTGCGGAGAAGAGAAGGACTTTGACGCATTACGTTTGAAGGCCTTCAAAAAATACCAGGATTTTCGTCCCATTCTTGAACTGGAACGGCAATTTCTCTTGAAGGAATATAACGCGGGAGTAATGCCATGATTGATCCGGCAATGGTGCACCGGAAGCTTTCTCTGATTACCACGGACCTGAAGAGATTAAAGGATCTGGTCGCGAGAACCCGGGAGGCGCTTCTTTCGGACGAAATTGGTCTGGCCGCTGCAGAACGTTATCTCGAAAGGGTCATCGGCCGGATGATCGATATCAACTATCACCTGATTACCTCGGAAGGGGAACCGCCGCCGAAGGACTATTATCTCTCATTTGTCCAGTTATCAATAAAACCCGCCATCCTTGACAAGCAATTTGCCGAAGAAATAGCAAACGCCGCGGGTCTTCGTAATCGCATCGTCCACGAGTATGACGATATCGATCCCGGCC
This window of the Deltaproteobacteria bacterium genome carries:
- a CDS encoding DUF86 domain-containing protein, with protein sequence MIDPAMVHRKLSLITTDLKRLKDLVARTREALLSDEIGLAAAERYLERVIGRMIDINYHLITSEGEPPPKDYYLSFVQLSIKPAILDKQFAEEIANAAGLRNRIVHEYDDIDPGLTIEGMRAAVRDIPLYAGAVLKYLEKRRKDRDPAE